In the genome of Cystobacter ferrugineus, one region contains:
- a CDS encoding alpha/beta fold hydrolase has protein sequence MTELRHRFVDAKNLKVHLVEAGPEKGPAVLLCHGFPESWYSWRHQLPALAAAGYRVLAPDMRGYGQTEAPAEVHAYTQFHHVGDMVGVLDALGIDKAVVVGHDWGCSVAWNAALLRPERFHAVAALGVPWNPRSPLSVTRTLAQAAGGQWFYFLYFQKPGIAEAELDANVRTFLRGFFYSLSGEPPPQALRGLAGGPADGTMLEHLLQPEVLPSWLTEAELDFYTAEFQRTGFRGGLNWYRCADATWELSRGWDDKRIEQPALFIAGEREPVLAMQPGAAEALARNVPGLRRTVMLPGCGHWTQQERPAEVNAALLQFLAEL, from the coding sequence ATGACCGAACTGCGCCACCGTTTCGTCGATGCGAAGAACCTGAAGGTGCACCTCGTGGAGGCGGGACCCGAGAAGGGCCCCGCCGTGTTGCTCTGCCACGGCTTCCCCGAGAGCTGGTACTCGTGGCGCCACCAGCTTCCGGCGCTCGCCGCGGCGGGCTACCGGGTGTTGGCGCCGGACATGCGCGGCTATGGACAGACGGAGGCGCCCGCGGAGGTGCACGCCTATACCCAGTTCCACCACGTGGGCGACATGGTGGGCGTGCTCGACGCGCTGGGCATCGACAAGGCCGTGGTGGTGGGCCACGACTGGGGGTGCTCGGTGGCCTGGAACGCGGCGCTGTTACGGCCGGAGCGCTTCCACGCCGTGGCGGCGCTGGGCGTGCCGTGGAATCCCCGCTCCCCCCTGTCGGTGACGCGGACCCTCGCGCAGGCCGCGGGCGGGCAGTGGTTCTACTTCCTCTACTTCCAGAAACCCGGCATCGCCGAGGCGGAGCTGGACGCGAACGTGCGCACGTTCCTGCGCGGCTTCTTCTACTCGCTCTCGGGCGAGCCTCCCCCCCAGGCGCTGCGCGGCCTCGCGGGAGGGCCCGCCGACGGCACCATGCTCGAGCACCTGCTCCAGCCGGAGGTGCTCCCCTCCTGGCTCACCGAGGCGGAGCTCGACTTCTACACGGCCGAGTTCCAGCGCACGGGCTTCCGCGGCGGGTTGAACTGGTATCGCTGCGCGGATGCGACCTGGGAGCTGTCGCGAGGGTGGGACGACAAGCGCATCGAGCAGCCGGCGCTCTTCATCGCGGGAGAGCGCGAGCCGGTGTTGGCCATGCAACCCGGGGCCGCCGAGGCCCTGGCGCGCAACGTGCCCGGGCTGCGCCGCACCGTGATGCTTCCGGGCTGTGGCCACTGGACCCAGCAGGAGCGCCCCGCGGAGGTGAACGCGGCGCTGCTCCAGTTCCTGGCGGAGCTGTGA
- a CDS encoding ATP-binding protein encodes MSSEPAADLFASSGELGALLRTVDWARTPLGPVSQWPRLLRTSISICLSQRFPALVLWGTDFVLLYNQGYIPILEMKHPGAIGRPFRDVWPEVWDVLGAQIRDVVSTKVASWSEELPLQVNRKGFLEETYFTFSFAPLIDEEGKVSGIFCTGSETTQYVLSERRLRTSRALGEAALGARTVEEACAAIARTLSNAADVPFSALYLTTEQQTHARLVSTSGILEGQPQCPTLISLSDENEPWPLAKVARTGATELVEMSPRPTGEPSGRVLPEPVRSALVLPILRAGQARPAGFLVAGLNPLCALDEHYRSFLELTAGQIAVAVASARAYEEERRRTEALLELDRAKTAFFSNVSHEFRTPLTLMLGPLKDARASPEQALRGESLEVVIRNSERLLRLVNNLLDFSRIEAGRAEAHFQPTALDAFTAELVSGFQSATERAGLRLVVDCPPLSEPVYVDRALWEMIVLNLVSNAFKFTFEGGITVRLREEERHVVLEVEDTGTGIPEHELPHVFERFHRVRGARSRSIEGSGIGLALVRELIKLHEGTISVESQVDRGTRFTVCIPRGSAHVPKDRLQEESRPESIETEARLHVQEAHRWLPEDTEEEPLPVSEAPPSPPGPRERPSGRVLIVDDNADMRDYLRRILVPHFEVQRAVDGHTALEAAREQRPDLIVSDVMMPGLDGLGLLQRLREDPDLRTIPVLLLSAQAGPEAAVSGLDAGADDYLVKPFSARELIARVRSNLELARMRREIFRREALEAGLQEAVQARDEFLSVASHELKTPLTRFRLQLEIVARGLSAESRERVGARLDTANQTVRNLASLVETLLDVSRINTGQLHLRFHDVDLGALVAEVLEDMRDEAARVGSALCFQFQGQAALVVRCDRTRIRQVIENLLSNAVKFGMSKPVEVNLEAWEGFARVTVTDHGIGIDPRDRSRIFERFERAVSARHYGGFGLGLWISRQVVEAHRGDIAVAPTPGGGSTFTLELPLDTTAALETGAGYEPP; translated from the coding sequence ATGAGCAGCGAGCCTGCCGCCGATCTCTTCGCCTCGAGTGGCGAGTTGGGTGCGCTTCTCCGGACCGTGGACTGGGCACGAACGCCGCTCGGTCCCGTGAGCCAATGGCCACGACTGCTGCGCACCTCCATCAGCATCTGCCTCAGTCAGCGCTTCCCCGCCCTCGTCTTGTGGGGGACGGACTTCGTCCTGCTCTACAACCAGGGCTACATCCCCATCCTCGAGATGAAGCACCCCGGCGCGATCGGTAGACCCTTCCGCGATGTCTGGCCGGAGGTCTGGGATGTCCTGGGGGCGCAGATCCGGGACGTGGTCTCCACGAAAGTGGCCTCCTGGTCGGAAGAGCTCCCGCTCCAGGTCAACCGCAAGGGGTTCCTGGAAGAGACCTACTTCACCTTCTCGTTCGCGCCCTTGATTGACGAGGAGGGAAAGGTCAGCGGGATCTTCTGCACGGGGAGCGAGACCACGCAATACGTGCTCTCCGAGCGCCGGCTGCGGACCTCGCGGGCGCTGGGGGAAGCCGCGCTGGGCGCGAGGACCGTGGAAGAAGCGTGCGCCGCGATCGCTCGCACGCTGAGCAATGCCGCGGACGTCCCGTTCTCGGCGCTTTATCTGACGACAGAGCAGCAGACACATGCGCGGCTGGTGAGCACCTCGGGCATCCTGGAGGGCCAGCCCCAGTGCCCCACCCTGATTTCGTTGAGTGACGAGAACGAGCCCTGGCCCCTGGCCAAGGTCGCGCGAACAGGCGCCACGGAGCTCGTCGAGATGTCTCCACGGCCCACCGGCGAGCCGTCGGGAAGGGTCTTGCCCGAGCCCGTGCGGTCCGCGCTCGTGTTGCCCATTCTTCGTGCGGGCCAGGCGCGCCCCGCTGGTTTCCTGGTCGCCGGCCTGAATCCGCTCTGTGCGCTCGACGAGCACTACCGCTCCTTCCTCGAGCTCACCGCGGGACAGATCGCCGTCGCGGTGGCGAGTGCCCGTGCCTACGAAGAGGAGCGCCGGCGCACCGAGGCCCTGCTGGAGCTGGATCGGGCCAAGACGGCCTTCTTCAGCAATGTGTCACATGAGTTCCGCACGCCCCTGACGCTGATGCTCGGGCCGCTCAAGGACGCGCGCGCCTCTCCGGAGCAGGCGCTGCGAGGCGAGTCCCTCGAGGTCGTCATTCGCAACAGCGAACGCCTGCTGCGACTGGTGAACAACCTGCTCGACTTCTCGCGCATCGAGGCGGGACGCGCCGAGGCGCACTTCCAGCCCACCGCGCTCGACGCCTTCACGGCGGAGCTGGTCAGCGGCTTCCAGTCCGCCACGGAGCGCGCCGGGCTGAGGCTCGTCGTGGACTGCCCTCCCCTGTCCGAGCCCGTCTACGTCGATCGGGCGCTGTGGGAGATGATCGTCCTCAATCTGGTGTCGAATGCCTTCAAGTTCACCTTCGAGGGCGGCATCACCGTGCGGCTGCGTGAAGAGGAGCGGCACGTCGTCCTCGAGGTGGAGGACACGGGAACGGGCATTCCAGAGCACGAGCTGCCCCACGTCTTCGAGCGGTTCCACCGCGTGCGAGGCGCTCGGAGCCGCTCCATCGAGGGGAGTGGTATCGGGCTGGCGCTCGTGCGGGAGCTGATCAAGCTCCACGAGGGGACGATCTCGGTGGAGAGCCAGGTGGACCGGGGCACGCGGTTCACGGTGTGCATCCCACGGGGCTCGGCGCATGTGCCGAAGGATCGACTCCAGGAGGAGTCGCGGCCGGAGTCCATCGAGACGGAGGCCAGGCTCCACGTCCAGGAGGCACACCGGTGGTTGCCCGAGGACACGGAGGAGGAGCCGCTCCCCGTCTCCGAGGCCCCTCCGTCTCCCCCTGGCCCTCGGGAGCGCCCTTCCGGCCGGGTGCTCATCGTCGACGACAACGCGGACATGCGCGACTACCTGCGCCGCATCCTCGTGCCCCACTTCGAGGTCCAGCGGGCAGTGGATGGGCACACCGCGCTCGAGGCCGCGCGCGAGCAGCGCCCGGACCTCATCGTCAGCGACGTGATGATGCCCGGCCTGGATGGGCTGGGGCTGCTCCAACGGCTGCGCGAAGATCCAGACCTGCGCACCATCCCCGTCCTGCTGCTGTCCGCCCAGGCGGGTCCCGAAGCCGCCGTGAGCGGGCTCGACGCGGGAGCGGATGACTACCTCGTGAAGCCGTTCTCCGCCCGGGAGCTGATCGCCCGGGTGCGCTCCAACCTCGAGCTCGCGAGGATGCGCCGGGAGATCTTCCGCCGCGAGGCGCTCGAGGCCGGTCTCCAGGAAGCCGTGCAGGCCCGGGACGAGTTCCTCTCCGTGGCCAGCCACGAGCTCAAGACGCCCCTGACCCGCTTCCGCCTCCAATTGGAAATCGTGGCGAGAGGCCTGAGCGCGGAGAGTCGGGAGCGCGTCGGTGCGCGGCTCGACACGGCCAACCAGACCGTGCGCAACCTGGCCTCGCTGGTCGAAACGCTCCTGGATGTGTCGAGGATCAACACCGGCCAGCTCCACCTGCGCTTCCACGACGTGGACCTGGGGGCGCTCGTGGCCGAGGTGCTCGAGGACATGCGGGACGAGGCCGCGCGCGTGGGCAGCGCCCTCTGCTTCCAGTTCCAGGGACAGGCCGCCCTCGTGGTGAGGTGTGACCGCACTCGCATCCGCCAGGTCATCGAGAACCTGCTGTCCAACGCCGTGAAGTTCGGAATGAGCAAGCCGGTGGAGGTGAACCTGGAGGCGTGGGAAGGATTCGCCCGGGTGACCGTGACCGACCATGGCATCGGCATCGATCCACGAGACCGCTCCCGCATCTTCGAGCGCTTCGAGCGCGCGGTCTCCGCACGCCATTACGGAGGATTCGGACTGGGGCTGTGGATCTCCCGGCAGGTGGTGGAGGCGCACCGCGGGGACATCGCGGTCGCCCCGACGCCCGGCGGCGGCTCCACCTTCACCCTGGAGCTGCCGCTCGATACCACCGCGGCGCTGGAGACGGGCGCGGGGTACGAGCCGCCCTGA
- a CDS encoding histone deacetylase family protein: MKVAHSPLHIRHDGGKELHRGELVPCFEMPVRADYILAAMRRAGFEVLEPRPFPLESLLRVHDAGFVEFLRTAHAEWRAAGKEGFMLPSGFPARALRRDHIPTGINGRMGYYAFDASTPIVEGTWDAALAAAHCALTAAAWVAEGEKSAYALCRPPGHHAARSVYGGYCFLNNAALAAQHLRDQGFGRVAVLDVDYHHGNGTQDIFWERSDVLFVSIHATPETEYPYFLGYADERGEGAGEGYTRNFPLPRGTTWKEYGIALDAALDAVGGFAPDALVVSLGVDTYEGDPISAFKLSTEHFPRMGRRLAELKVPTVFVQEGGYAVEEIGANVAGVLEGFLGR; the protein is encoded by the coding sequence ATGAAAGTCGCTCATTCCCCCCTGCACATCCGCCACGATGGTGGCAAGGAACTGCATCGCGGCGAGCTGGTGCCGTGCTTCGAGATGCCGGTGCGCGCCGACTACATCCTGGCGGCGATGCGTCGCGCTGGCTTCGAGGTGCTCGAGCCGCGCCCGTTCCCGCTGGAGTCGCTGCTGCGCGTCCACGACGCCGGGTTCGTCGAGTTCCTGCGCACCGCCCATGCCGAGTGGCGGGCCGCCGGCAAGGAGGGCTTCATGTTGCCGAGCGGCTTTCCCGCCCGCGCCCTGCGACGTGATCACATCCCCACCGGCATCAACGGCAGGATGGGGTACTACGCCTTCGATGCCAGCACGCCCATCGTCGAGGGCACCTGGGACGCCGCGCTCGCCGCCGCCCATTGCGCCCTGACGGCCGCCGCGTGGGTCGCCGAGGGCGAGAAGAGCGCCTATGCCCTGTGCCGTCCTCCCGGACACCATGCCGCTCGCTCCGTCTACGGCGGCTACTGCTTCCTCAACAACGCGGCCCTGGCGGCGCAGCACCTGCGGGACCAGGGCTTCGGGCGGGTGGCGGTGCTGGACGTGGACTACCACCACGGCAATGGCACCCAGGACATCTTCTGGGAGCGCTCCGACGTGCTCTTCGTGTCCATCCACGCCACCCCGGAGACCGAGTACCCCTACTTCCTCGGCTATGCCGACGAGCGGGGCGAGGGCGCCGGAGAGGGGTACACCCGCAACTTCCCTCTGCCGCGTGGCACCACCTGGAAGGAGTACGGCATCGCCCTGGACGCGGCGCTGGATGCCGTGGGTGGGTTCGCGCCCGATGCGCTCGTGGTGTCGCTCGGCGTGGATACCTACGAGGGCGATCCGATCAGCGCCTTCAAGCTCTCCACGGAGCACTTCCCGCGGATGGGAAGGCGCCTGGCCGAGCTGAAGGTGCCCACCGTCTTCGTGCAGGAAGGCGGCTATGCGGTGGAGGAGATCGGCGCCAACGTCGCCGGAGTCCTGGAGGGGTTCCTGGGCCGGTAG
- a CDS encoding expansin EXLX1 family cellulose-binding protein, whose product MHRTTLPLARSYVAALLLSLAACGTESDVDSNAEGVSARAEGSLASTPLGSFKTGLITYYNATGAGACSFDASPQDLDVAAIAQGEYENSAACGSCAEVQGPLGTVRVRIVDVCPGCTTAGHLDLSREAFAKIAKPIDGRVPVKWRFVSCPVTGPIQYRFKTGSSQYWTAIQVRNHALPVKKLEYMNNGKWVEVSRLSYNYFVQASGMGAGSIRVRVTASNGQVLEDTLPSVQAEKTFPGKAQFTP is encoded by the coding sequence ATGCACAGAACCACCTTGCCCCTTGCTCGCTCGTACGTCGCCGCCCTGTTGCTGTCCCTCGCCGCCTGCGGGACCGAGTCGGATGTTGATTCGAACGCGGAAGGAGTGTCCGCGCGCGCCGAGGGCTCACTGGCCTCGACTCCGCTCGGTAGCTTCAAGACTGGCCTCATCACCTACTACAACGCGACCGGCGCGGGAGCCTGCAGCTTCGACGCGAGTCCGCAGGATCTCGACGTGGCCGCCATCGCCCAGGGCGAGTACGAGAACAGCGCGGCGTGCGGCTCGTGCGCCGAGGTGCAGGGACCGCTGGGCACGGTGCGGGTGCGCATCGTGGATGTCTGCCCCGGGTGCACCACCGCGGGCCACCTCGATCTCAGCCGCGAGGCCTTCGCGAAGATCGCCAAGCCCATCGACGGCCGCGTGCCCGTGAAATGGCGCTTCGTCTCGTGCCCCGTGACGGGCCCCATCCAGTACCGCTTCAAGACGGGGAGCAGCCAGTACTGGACGGCCATCCAGGTGCGCAACCACGCCCTGCCCGTCAAGAAGCTGGAGTACATGAACAACGGCAAGTGGGTGGAGGTCTCGCGCCTGAGCTACAACTACTTCGTGCAGGCCTCGGGGATGGGCGCGGGCTCCATCCGGGTCCGGGTGACGGCCTCGAACGGGCAGGTGCTCGAGGACACCCTGCCGAGCGTCCAGGCCGAGAAGACGTTCCCCGGCAAGGCCCAGTTCACGCCGTAG
- a CDS encoding DUF4097 family beta strand repeat-containing protein, producing MLSTALIVVLASAPAPASWRFEAGATPEVSLSAVNGSIQVEAVEGQTVSVEARREDGSDAKPFLDVEHDGDEVSVSVCCGPCDERRAVSRCDNPVPVHLVVKVPRGSELEVSAVGAPVKVTGVTGSMEVSTVNGDVSLLGSRGRLEVTTVGGSVELRPDDIDNTEVSTVSGNVKLKLPRDAGARVEFSSVGGRFNGGGGSMGSIERRYGDGEHPVEISTVNGSLDLQSDSAMN from the coding sequence ATGCTCTCCACCGCCCTGATCGTCGTCCTGGCCTCCGCTCCCGCCCCCGCGTCCTGGCGATTCGAGGCGGGAGCCACCCCCGAGGTGAGCCTCAGCGCCGTCAACGGCTCCATCCAGGTGGAGGCCGTGGAGGGCCAGACGGTCTCGGTGGAGGCGCGGCGGGAGGACGGGTCGGACGCGAAGCCCTTCCTGGACGTGGAGCACGACGGGGACGAGGTGAGCGTGTCGGTGTGCTGTGGCCCGTGTGACGAGCGGCGCGCCGTGTCCCGCTGCGACAACCCGGTTCCCGTGCACCTCGTGGTGAAGGTCCCCCGGGGCTCCGAGCTGGAGGTGAGCGCGGTGGGGGCTCCGGTGAAGGTGACGGGGGTGACGGGCTCCATGGAGGTGTCCACGGTCAACGGTGACGTGTCCCTGCTCGGCTCGCGTGGCCGTCTGGAGGTGACCACGGTGGGCGGAAGCGTGGAACTGCGGCCCGATGACATCGACAACACCGAGGTGAGCACCGTGTCCGGCAACGTGAAGCTGAAGCTGCCGCGCGACGCGGGGGCCCGGGTGGAGTTCTCCTCGGTGGGAGGCCGCTTCAATGGTGGCGGGGGGTCCATGGGCTCCATCGAGCGGCGCTATGGCGACGGCGAGCACCCGGTGGAGATCAGCACCGTGAACGGTTCGCTCGACCTCCAGTCCGACTCGGCCATGAATTAG
- a CDS encoding glycosyltransferase: protein MRREETRMAEAPLRLVQFTKSFYFGGTEVQVVELLRGLPANYRVQVSVLDAVGPLMEPIRKMGITPEEFSLRGSLARPNTLAQVMRMARWLKQERVELVHVHDFYATVLAVPAAKLAGTKVIVGRLDLAHWHGKVRRALLRHLTLMADHVVGNAEAVRKMLVEEEGIPPEKVTVIHNGLDIVRFDQRRRAGLQAPLPDTHGAPVVVHVANMNHPVKRQEDLLRALASVRRAGHTLHAFLVGNGPRRPEMEKLAETLGVADRVHFLGHRGDVPAIYERANFGVLCSSAEGMSNAVMEGMAAGLPMVVTNVGGNPELVADGERGLVVPPLRPDALSEAFLQLLSDRERGRRMGARARAFVERELSLTRMVRRHDALYRRVARDE, encoded by the coding sequence ATGCGGCGTGAGGAGACGCGGATGGCGGAAGCGCCTCTGCGCCTGGTGCAGTTCACCAAGTCCTTCTACTTCGGTGGCACCGAGGTGCAGGTGGTGGAGTTGTTGCGTGGCCTGCCCGCCAACTACCGCGTGCAGGTGTCGGTGCTGGACGCCGTGGGGCCGCTGATGGAGCCCATCCGCAAGATGGGCATCACCCCGGAGGAGTTCTCCCTGCGCGGCTCGCTCGCCCGGCCCAACACGCTCGCCCAGGTGATGCGCATGGCGCGCTGGCTCAAGCAGGAGCGGGTGGAACTCGTCCACGTGCACGACTTCTACGCGACGGTGCTGGCGGTGCCGGCGGCGAAGCTCGCGGGGACGAAGGTGATCGTCGGCCGGTTGGACCTGGCGCACTGGCACGGCAAGGTGCGGCGGGCGCTGCTGCGGCACCTCACCCTCATGGCGGACCACGTGGTGGGCAACGCGGAGGCCGTCCGCAAGATGCTCGTGGAGGAGGAGGGCATCCCGCCGGAGAAGGTGACGGTCATTCACAACGGCCTGGACATCGTGCGCTTCGATCAGCGTCGGCGCGCGGGACTCCAGGCGCCGTTGCCGGACACGCACGGGGCGCCCGTGGTGGTGCACGTGGCGAACATGAACCACCCGGTGAAGCGGCAGGAGGATCTCCTGCGGGCCCTGGCGTCGGTGCGGCGCGCGGGCCACACGCTGCATGCCTTCCTCGTGGGGAACGGGCCGCGGCGGCCGGAGATGGAGAAGCTCGCGGAGACGCTGGGGGTCGCGGACCGCGTGCACTTCCTGGGGCACCGCGGGGACGTGCCCGCCATCTACGAGCGCGCGAACTTCGGCGTGCTGTGCTCCAGCGCCGAGGGCATGTCCAACGCGGTGATGGAGGGCATGGCCGCGGGACTGCCCATGGTGGTGACGAACGTGGGCGGCAACCCGGAGCTGGTGGCGGATGGCGAGCGGGGCCTGGTGGTGCCGCCCCTGCGGCCGGATGCGCTGAGCGAGGCGTTCCTCCAACTGCTCTCGGACCGCGAACGGGGCCGGCGCATGGGCGCGCGGGCTCGCGCCTTCGTGGAGCGCGAGCTGTCGCTGACGCGGATGGTGCGCCGGCACGACGCGCTGTACCGGCGCGTGGCGCGAGACGAATGA
- a CDS encoding O-antigen ligase family protein — MELGDKAERRDVVAFYALTTFAALMYMLPQVWFPVLAPLRLALLASGLAAGLMALRRLGRAEPLYFDGIRGGALLAFSVLALASIAWSVNPEVSRTTALELLKLTAIYLTLVNVITTPRRLAAVCGAMVLGSIVTSYAVIDSHFTGTPETLVEGYRAHWAEVYADPNRSAMNIGIIVPLAVAFLARKESGWVMRSLSLLAIVLAAVAIVFTYSRGGFIGLTVAMAVWALREKKRMRSVMIGIALAIGLAVFAPRSFWERNETVTELHQDASAMGRVYAWQVTSRMSLDKPLLGVGAGAFRYAWFDYAPPQATRAYVAHNIFLDVIGEMGWVGLLFFLVFAGSATGGAFEASRDPRMGWMARGLAAAMTGYLICDMFSGYILSAHLYVLFGLAASAHRIAQAYAVKETERDVKQAVVPGWEGSNHAA; from the coding sequence ATGGAGCTGGGCGATAAAGCGGAACGCCGGGACGTGGTGGCGTTCTACGCACTGACCACCTTCGCGGCGCTGATGTACATGCTGCCGCAGGTGTGGTTTCCCGTGCTGGCCCCCTTGCGGCTGGCGCTGTTGGCGTCGGGGTTGGCCGCGGGGCTGATGGCCTTGCGGAGACTGGGGCGTGCCGAGCCCCTGTATTTCGATGGAATCCGAGGCGGAGCGCTGCTGGCGTTCTCGGTGTTGGCGCTGGCCTCGATCGCGTGGTCGGTGAACCCGGAGGTGTCGCGCACCACCGCCCTCGAGCTGCTCAAGCTCACGGCGATCTACCTGACGCTGGTGAACGTCATCACCACGCCCCGGCGGCTGGCGGCCGTGTGTGGCGCCATGGTGCTGGGTTCGATCGTGACGAGCTATGCCGTCATCGACTCGCACTTCACTGGCACGCCGGAGACGCTGGTGGAGGGCTACCGGGCGCACTGGGCCGAGGTGTACGCGGACCCCAACCGCTCGGCGATGAACATCGGCATCATCGTGCCGCTCGCGGTGGCCTTCCTGGCGCGCAAGGAGAGCGGCTGGGTGATGCGCTCGCTGTCGCTGCTGGCGATTGTCCTGGCGGCGGTGGCCATCGTCTTCACCTACTCGCGCGGTGGCTTCATCGGCCTGACGGTGGCCATGGCGGTGTGGGCGCTGCGCGAGAAGAAGCGGATGCGCTCGGTGATGATCGGCATCGCGCTGGCCATTGGCCTGGCGGTGTTCGCGCCCAGGAGCTTCTGGGAGCGCAACGAGACGGTGACGGAGCTGCACCAGGACGCCTCGGCGATGGGCCGTGTGTACGCCTGGCAGGTGACGTCGCGCATGAGCCTGGACAAGCCGCTGCTGGGCGTGGGCGCGGGCGCGTTCCGCTACGCCTGGTTCGACTACGCGCCGCCCCAGGCCACGCGGGCCTACGTGGCGCACAACATCTTCCTGGACGTCATCGGGGAGATGGGCTGGGTGGGCCTGCTCTTCTTCCTGGTGTTCGCGGGGAGCGCCACGGGCGGTGCCTTCGAGGCCTCGAGGGATCCGCGCATGGGGTGGATGGCGCGAGGGCTGGCGGCCGCGATGACGGGCTACCTCATCTGCGACATGTTCTCCGGCTACATCCTCTCGGCGCACCTGTACGTGCTCTTCGGCCTGGCGGCGAGCGCGCATCGCATCGCCCAGGCGTACGCGGTGAAGGAGACGGAGCGTGACGTGAAGCAGGCGGTGGTGCCGGGATGGGAGGGCTCGAACCATGCGGCGTGA
- a CDS encoding DUF6178 family protein, with the protein MSNGNGSGSKALNTVRRQLAALSGRKRLEALVESEHARALVRSLPAEDLYFTIMEVGLPDAVDLVQLTSPEQFRTFVDLGAWKRDTLEPHGVLNWLRAARGDSAEDFLKKVRSVDTEVLEMLMREFTVIHDLEEDPDVNPAGVTMETPEGRYLVEFKGVEGAELAALRVLLNDLIADNPFESVRFLEATRWEVPGELEEVAYRFRSARLQDLGFPPLEEAVQLFSRVDTGPAPAPAVSAALAATREQPDYLEAAFRELDERERENLEAELRYLANATLVAEVEEPGDLDAIRRVGEMARDYLLLALEHLTGGDPSRAAQVVRDTEIKRIFQVGFSLTLALKFRADRLMKEPFTKVEGVPLLFAEEAAAVEALRRKRPRRTLKVPGAEPVPFRSRRELAASEEVLARAEAQVALLGALLGGSARAARERLSRFSDAPQELGMERFLAAAVAIALLEGRVDPRPLPREGRQTLGTRLFEGTPDAPRLKPGVADQALGVLEPAVPESSRAELRRQVNAVLARLLEEMGAVFLQEGKLSAIASLLLPME; encoded by the coding sequence ATGTCGAATGGCAATGGAAGCGGAAGCAAGGCGCTGAACACCGTGCGCCGGCAGCTCGCGGCCCTCTCCGGCCGCAAGCGGCTGGAGGCCCTCGTCGAGTCGGAGCATGCCCGCGCCCTGGTGCGCTCGCTGCCCGCGGAGGACCTGTACTTCACCATCATGGAGGTGGGCCTGCCCGACGCGGTGGACCTCGTCCAGCTCACCTCGCCCGAGCAGTTCCGCACCTTCGTGGACCTGGGCGCGTGGAAGCGCGACACGCTCGAGCCGCACGGCGTGCTCAACTGGCTGCGCGCCGCGCGCGGGGACTCGGCCGAGGACTTCCTCAAGAAGGTGCGCTCCGTGGACACCGAGGTCCTGGAGATGCTCATGCGCGAGTTCACCGTCATCCACGATCTGGAGGAGGACCCGGACGTGAATCCGGCGGGCGTGACGATGGAGACGCCCGAGGGGCGCTACCTCGTGGAGTTCAAGGGCGTGGAGGGCGCGGAGCTGGCCGCCCTGCGCGTGCTGCTCAACGATCTCATCGCGGACAACCCCTTCGAGTCGGTGCGCTTCCTGGAGGCCACGCGCTGGGAGGTGCCCGGAGAGCTGGAGGAGGTGGCCTACCGCTTCCGCTCGGCGCGGCTGCAGGACCTGGGCTTCCCGCCGCTGGAGGAGGCCGTGCAGCTCTTCAGCCGCGTGGACACCGGGCCCGCGCCCGCTCCGGCCGTGAGCGCCGCGCTCGCCGCCACGCGCGAGCAGCCCGACTACCTGGAGGCCGCCTTCCGCGAGCTGGACGAGCGCGAGCGCGAGAACCTGGAGGCGGAGCTGCGCTACCTCGCCAACGCCACGCTCGTGGCCGAGGTGGAGGAGCCGGGAGACCTGGACGCCATCCGGCGCGTGGGCGAGATGGCCCGGGACTACCTGCTGCTCGCCCTGGAGCACCTCACCGGGGGCGACCCCTCGCGCGCCGCGCAGGTGGTGCGCGACACGGAAATCAAACGCATCTTCCAGGTGGGCTTCTCCCTGACGCTCGCGCTCAAGTTCCGCGCGGACCGGCTGATGAAGGAGCCCTTCACGAAGGTGGAGGGCGTGCCGCTGCTCTTCGCCGAGGAGGCCGCCGCCGTGGAGGCGCTGCGCCGCAAGCGGCCGCGGCGCACCCTGAAGGTGCCCGGGGCCGAGCCGGTGCCCTTCCGCTCGCGGCGCGAGCTGGCCGCCAGCGAGGAGGTACTCGCGCGGGCCGAGGCGCAGGTGGCGTTGCTGGGAGCGCTGCTCGGGGGCTCCGCTCGAGCCGCCCGGGAGCGGCTCTCCCGCTTCAGCGACGCGCCCCAGGAGTTGGGGATGGAGCGCTTCCTCGCGGCCGCCGTGGCCATCGCCCTCCTGGAGGGCCGGGTGGATCCCCGCCCCCTGCCACGCGAGGGCCGGCAGACGCTGGGCACGCGGCTCTTCGAGGGCACGCCGGACGCGCCCCGGCTCAAGCCGGGGGTGGCGGACCAGGCCCTGGGGGTGCTGGAGCCCGCGGTGCCCGAGTCCTCCCGGGCCGAGCTGCGTCGCCAGGTGAACGCCGTACTCGCCCGGCTGCTGGAGGAGATGGGCGCGGTTTTTCTCCAGGAGGGAAAGCTCAGCGCCATTGCCTCCCTTCTTCTGCCCATGGAGTGA